A single window of Camelus dromedarius isolate mCamDro1 chromosome 20, mCamDro1.pat, whole genome shotgun sequence DNA harbors:
- the ZNF623 gene encoding zinc finger protein 623 — MELAAPASGGAPELRLRGLLGNLEGQSLRSCASQEAGFKQVTVTHWKIQAGEAALVGGRSGGSPVLSSNLLILQRELIEGEAHPHRCDTHGEGFGQSARLAEHRRAHTGGRLYVCDVCGEDFVHLAGLGEHQKTHAGEKAFRCTQCGKGFCHSADLVRHQRVHTRERPFECKECGKGFSQSSLLIRHQRIHTGERPYECNECGKAFIRSSSLVRHYQTHTEVRQYECQECGKAFRHRSDLVEHQRIHTGERPFECSECGKAFIRSSKLVQHQRTHTGERPYVCSQCGKRFSQTSNFTQHQRIHTGQKLFQCSECGKAFFLSSYLIRHQKVHTGERVYECKECGKAFLQKAHLTEHQKIHAGHRPFECKDCGKAFIQSSKLLLHQIVHTGEKPYVCSYCGKGFIQRSNFLQHQKIHTEEKLYECSQYGKEFSSAPNFKSNQDVHQEGLPLSKTPVHLGKKYVGQGEHTDS, encoded by the coding sequence ATGGAGCTTGCTGCCCCTGCATCTGGGGGGGCCCCCGAACTCAGGTTGAGGGGGCTGTTGGGAAACCTGGAAGGGCAGAGCCTGCGGAGCTGTGCCTCCCAGGAGGCAGGTTTCAAGCAAGTGACGGTCACCCACTGGAAGATCCAAGCAGGAGAAGCAGCCCTGGTGGGTGGTAGGTCAGGGGGGAGCCCGGTCCTGAGCTCCAACCTCCTCATACTTCAGAGAGAGCTTATAGAAGGGGAGGCCCACCCGCACAGGTGCGACACACACGGGGAGGGGTTTGGCCAGAGCGCCCGCCTTGCCGAGCACCGGCGAGCTCACACTGGAGGGAGGCTCTACGTGTGCGACGTGTGTGGGGAGGACTTCGTCCACCTCGCGGGCCTTGGGGAGCACCAGAAAACGCACGCGGGAGAAAAGGCGTTCAGGTGCACCCAGTGTGGGAAGGGTTTCTGTCACAGCGCAGACCTGGTCCGGCACCAGCGGGTTCACACCCGCGAGAGGCCTTTTGAATGCAAAGAGTGCGGGAAGGGCTTCAGCCAGAGCTCGCTGCTCATTCGACATCAGAGGATTCACACAGGCGAGCGGCCCTACGAGTGCAAcgagtgtgggaaggccttcatCCGCAGCTCCAGCCTGGTCCGGCACTACCAGACCCACACGGAGGTGCGGCAGTACGAGTGCCAGGAGTGCGGGAAGGCTTTCCGCCACCGCTCGGACCTCGTGGAGCACCAGCGCATTCACACCGGGGAGCGGCCCTTCGAGTGCAGCGAGTGCGGGAAGGCCTTCATCCGCAGCTCCAAGCTCGTTCAGCACCAGCGCACCCACACTGGGGAGCGGCCGTACGTCTGCAGCCAGTGCGGGAAGCGCTTCAGCCAGACGTCCAACTTCACCCAGCACCAGCGCATCCACACTGGCCAGAAGCTCTTCCAGTGCAGTGAGTGCGGGAAGGCCTTCTTTCTGAGCTCGTACCTCATCCGACACCAGAAAGTCCACACCGGGGAGCGCGTGTACGAGTGCAAGGAGTGTGGGAAGGCTTTCCTCCAGAAGGCGCACCTCACAGAGCACCAGAAGATCCACGCGGGGCACAGGCCCTTCGAGTGCAAGGACTGCGGGAAGGCGTTCATTCAGAGCTCCAAGCTCCTGCTGCATCAGATCGTCCACACTGGAGAAAAGCCCTACGTGTGCAGTTATTGTGGGAAAGGCTTTATTCAGAGGTCAAACTTCCTTCAGCACCAGAAGATTCACACTGAAGAGAAACTCTACGAATGCAGCCAGTATGGGAAAGAGTTCAGCTCAGCTCCAAACTTTAAAAGTAACCAAGATGTTCACCAGGAGGGACTTCCCTTGAGTAAGACCCCTGTACATTTGGGTAAGAAGTATGTAGGTCAGGGGGAGCACACGGACTCGTAA